A genomic segment from Limibacillus halophilus encodes:
- a CDS encoding carboxymuconolactone decarboxylase family protein: protein MDRKRYEAGLSVRTEVLGKDYVEKAVDGATDFTRPFQELVSEYCWGVAWSDDTLSRRERSLINLGMIAALGRMEEFALHFRGARRNGLSEKELQAVLIQIAVYCGIPAGVECFRIAKQILEEEQQARL, encoded by the coding sequence ATGGACCGCAAGCGCTACGAGGCGGGATTGAGCGTCAGGACCGAGGTTCTGGGAAAGGACTACGTCGAAAAGGCGGTGGATGGAGCGACCGACTTCACACGCCCCTTCCAGGAATTAGTCAGCGAATATTGTTGGGGCGTGGCCTGGAGTGACGATACGCTTTCGCGGCGGGAGCGAAGCCTGATCAATCTGGGCATGATTGCCGCATTGGGCCGCATGGAGGAGTTTGCACTGCATTTTCGCGGCGCTCGACGGAACGGCCTGAGCGAGAAAGAACTGCAGGCCGTACTGATCCAGATCGCCGTCTACTGCGGCATCCCTGCGGGTGTTGAATGCTTCCGTATAGCTAAGCAGATCCTCGAGGAAGAACAGCAGGCAAGGCTCTGA
- the torT gene encoding TMAO reductase system periplasmic protein TorT: MFQRALAVTALLSIGLPAYAGDDWSMQIRARNPAFDPGAEWINKEYKPLPASEVTKKWDICVLFPHTKDPYYIAMTYGSVTEAEDKGLSMSVYAAGGYTELPTQISQMEDCITRGADAIMIVAISATGLNRTISVGAKKGVPLAITGGEVDSDDVAARALGNWFDSGRIAGEYLNKLHPVGSEPVKVLWMAGPEGPNWSVDSAEGFVKTVEGNNAIEVVKVIWGEPGKASQIPLIEDALLTYPDIKYIGGIAPAIEGGVQVLKEKGRQDIQLIASYMTPETEAALREGTVLGVVTDYTAAQARIAIDQLVRILEGKEVDADVDTGFAMIDASNVDTYDRSLSLAPVGWDPYFRVD; encoded by the coding sequence ATGTTTCAAAGAGCCTTAGCCGTGACAGCGTTGCTTTCCATCGGCTTGCCAGCATATGCGGGGGACGATTGGTCGATGCAGATCCGGGCTCGCAATCCAGCATTTGATCCGGGCGCAGAATGGATAAACAAAGAGTACAAGCCGCTTCCTGCTTCCGAGGTAACGAAGAAGTGGGACATCTGCGTTCTCTTTCCACACACTAAGGACCCTTATTACATCGCGATGACGTATGGTTCGGTGACGGAAGCCGAGGATAAGGGGCTATCCATGTCGGTCTATGCCGCCGGTGGATATACGGAACTTCCGACGCAGATATCTCAGATGGAGGACTGCATCACGCGAGGAGCGGATGCGATAATGATTGTCGCGATATCCGCGACTGGCTTAAACCGCACCATTTCAGTAGGCGCCAAGAAGGGTGTGCCGCTTGCAATCACCGGTGGTGAGGTTGATTCCGATGACGTGGCCGCACGCGCACTTGGCAATTGGTTCGATTCAGGCAGGATTGCCGGCGAATACCTGAACAAACTCCATCCAGTGGGCTCGGAACCTGTGAAAGTGCTTTGGATGGCAGGTCCGGAGGGGCCGAATTGGTCCGTTGATTCCGCCGAAGGTTTCGTTAAGACCGTCGAGGGCAACAATGCGATAGAGGTCGTCAAGGTGATCTGGGGTGAGCCAGGTAAAGCCAGCCAGATCCCGCTGATAGAAGACGCGCTGCTGACCTACCCGGACATCAAGTATATCGGCGGCATTGCGCCAGCGATTGAGGGAGGTGTTCAGGTGCTGAAGGAGAAAGGGCGTCAAGACATCCAACTCATAGCATCCTATATGACGCCGGAAACCGAGGCAGCATTGCGTGAGGGGACAGTGCTAGGCGTGGTCACCGACTATACAGCCGCGCAGGCACGGATTGCGATTGATCAGCTGGTTCGCATCCTTGAGGGCAAGGAAGTTGATGCCGACGTCGACACCGGCTTTGCCATGATCGATGCGAGTAACGTGGATACCTACGACCGCTCGCTTTCACTGGCACCAGTTGGCTGGGATCCATACTTCCGCGTCGACTGA
- a CDS encoding IS6 family transposase, protein MTKRSPFRYFKTSPEIIRLAVMMYIRFPLSLRNVEDLLHERGINISHETVRFWWQRFGPMFAAEIRKRRIQSMRSSLWRWHLDEVFVKINGETHYLWRAVDHEGEVLESFVTKKRDKKAALKFLRKAMRKHGRPEVIVTDRLRSYGAAMKEIGNIDRQHIGRWMNNRAESSHLPFRRRERAMLRFRRMRNLQKFTAVHAALYNLFNSERSLSSRTIFKLNRAAALTEWRGLFAA, encoded by the coding sequence ATGACCAAACGCAGCCCATTCCGCTATTTCAAGACGTCGCCCGAAATCATCCGCCTGGCGGTCATGATGTATATTCGATTCCCACTCTCACTACGGAACGTGGAGGATCTTCTTCACGAGCGCGGGATCAATATCAGCCACGAGACAGTGCGTTTCTGGTGGCAGCGCTTCGGACCGATGTTCGCTGCCGAGATCCGCAAACGACGGATCCAAAGCATGCGGTCAAGCCTCTGGCGATGGCATCTGGATGAGGTGTTCGTGAAGATCAACGGGGAAACGCACTATCTGTGGCGCGCCGTCGATCACGAGGGCGAGGTTCTGGAATCCTTCGTGACGAAGAAACGAGACAAGAAAGCTGCGTTGAAATTCCTAAGGAAAGCAATGCGCAAGCACGGACGACCCGAGGTTATCGTAACCGATCGGCTTCGGTCCTATGGGGCCGCGATGAAAGAGATCGGCAATATCGATCGTCAGCATATAGGCCGTTGGATGAACAATCGTGCTGAGAGTTCACATCTGCCCTTCCGACGACGGGAACGGGCCATGCTTCGCTTCCGACGTATGCGAAATCTTCAGAAATTTACTGCCGTCCATGCCGCCCTCTACAACCTCTTCAACTCAGAACGCAGCCTTTCCTCTCGAACTATATTCAAGTTAAACCGCGCCGCCGCTCTCACCGAATGGCGCGGTCTTTTTGCTGCCTGA